A single Nocardioides bizhenqiangii DNA region contains:
- a CDS encoding calcium-binding protein yields MRTLLHLRSALLTAAVASFAVVATPPADAAAAPRCEGHRATIVGTAGRDDLRGTNGRDVIWAGGGGDRIDSRGGDDVICAGPGSDRVDAGVGTDRVFGGTGDDDLHGGTGEIDLVLGGEGDDDLTTWSPHSVLEGGTGDDLLTGNVEGILLDGGAGADRLVARSVQLSLYGGDGNDFIDGYAGRDFDVDAGPGDDVVDLDGGHDGSTQRPVRGGTGNDVIHGEGGTDWVDAGEGNDQVDLGSGDGGWAHGGPGNDDLTTGTTKNTRLLGDDGNDTLALTEIGSRADGGANADTLTGSIWNDVLVGGPGLDKIRGGEGDDTLSGGEGDDKMWGELGVDVCHGGSGDDFCDGGPLGTPEPSPDDPDLCLDDVETKRNCRGQEGDWAGTADGTLEHSGGIIESWSAAIDLEELSPGYYWLGDADIAWTVSGTSDTGCVYDGSAALNGRAELAIFEEEGEYSLTVWSTTSHVEVEVDCPNEEPETILYRALNTNVGEADVQALPAAPVTRLNGNLTYVPNHAPEGSNTWSWDLLRTS; encoded by the coding sequence ATGAGGACTTTGCTGCACCTGCGCTCCGCGCTGCTCACCGCCGCCGTCGCTTCGTTCGCGGTGGTCGCGACGCCCCCCGCTGACGCCGCCGCGGCGCCGCGCTGCGAGGGCCACCGCGCGACCATCGTCGGCACCGCGGGTCGCGACGACTTGAGGGGGACCAACGGTCGCGACGTGATCTGGGCGGGTGGCGGTGGAGACCGGATCGACAGCCGCGGCGGCGACGACGTGATCTGCGCCGGCCCCGGCTCGGACCGGGTCGACGCCGGCGTCGGAACCGACCGCGTCTTCGGCGGGACGGGCGACGACGACCTCCACGGCGGCACCGGCGAGATCGACCTCGTCCTGGGCGGCGAGGGCGACGACGACCTCACCACTTGGAGCCCGCACTCGGTCCTGGAGGGCGGGACGGGCGACGACCTGCTCACCGGCAACGTGGAGGGCATCCTCCTCGACGGCGGTGCGGGAGCCGACCGACTCGTGGCCCGATCGGTTCAGCTGTCGCTCTACGGCGGCGACGGCAATGACTTCATCGACGGCTACGCCGGCAGGGACTTCGATGTCGACGCCGGGCCCGGCGACGACGTGGTCGACCTGGACGGCGGCCACGACGGCAGTACCCAGCGGCCGGTGCGAGGTGGTACCGGCAACGACGTCATCCACGGCGAGGGCGGAACCGACTGGGTCGACGCTGGGGAAGGCAACGACCAGGTCGACCTTGGCTCCGGTGACGGCGGTTGGGCGCACGGCGGGCCCGGCAACGACGACCTCACGACCGGCACGACCAAGAACACGCGGCTGCTCGGCGACGACGGCAACGACACCCTGGCCCTGACCGAGATCGGCTCACGGGCCGACGGTGGGGCGAACGCCGACACGCTGACCGGGAGCATCTGGAACGACGTCCTGGTGGGCGGTCCGGGTCTCGACAAGATCCGCGGTGGGGAGGGTGACGACACCCTCTCCGGCGGCGAGGGTGACGACAAGATGTGGGGCGAGCTCGGCGTCGACGTCTGCCACGGCGGGTCCGGGGACGACTTCTGCGACGGCGGCCCGCTCGGCACCCCCGAGCCGAGCCCGGACGACCCGGACCTGTGCCTCGATGACGTCGAGACCAAGCGCAACTGCCGCGGCCAGGAGGGGGACTGGGCCGGCACGGCCGACGGCACCCTGGAGCACTCCGGCGGCATCATCGAGTCCTGGTCGGCAGCCATCGACCTCGAGGAGCTGTCCCCGGGCTACTACTGGCTGGGCGACGCTGACATCGCCTGGACCGTCTCCGGCACCTCCGACACCGGCTGCGTCTACGACGGCTCGGCCGCGCTCAATGGACGCGCCGAGCTCGCGATCTTCGAGGAGGAGGGTGAGTACTCGTTGACGGTCTGGAGCACGACGTCGCACGTGGAGGTCGAGGTCGATTGCCCGAACGAAGAGCCGGAGACCATCCTCTACCGGGCGCTCAACACCAACGTGGGCGAGGCCGACGTCCAGGCGCTCCCTGCTGCTCCGGTCACCCGGCTCAACGGCAACCTGACCTACGTCCCGAACCACGCTCCGGAGGGCTCGAACACCTGGAGCTGGGACCTGCTGCGGACGTCCTGA
- the trhA gene encoding PAQR family membrane homeostasis protein TrhA, producing the protein MNQALNNANERVRAGLEQIGDEIRETIADVKPKLRGWLHAAATPLILAAGIVLIVLSPTATTRIGSALFASTALLLFGVSAVYHRGTWSPRMWRFLNRFDHANIFLLIAGSYTPFSLILLDGTQQVLLLSVVWTAAVLGIGFKLFWPTAPRWLSAPIYIAMGWAAVFFIPAFFDGAVALGVGIGVAVFVLIAVGGALYTVGGLVYGFQWPDPSPRYFGFHEVFHTFTIVAFVAHYVGVSLATYSLR; encoded by the coding sequence ATGAACCAGGCCCTGAACAACGCGAACGAACGCGTTCGTGCGGGCCTGGAGCAGATCGGCGACGAGATCCGCGAGACCATCGCCGACGTCAAGCCGAAGCTGCGCGGCTGGCTGCACGCCGCCGCCACCCCGCTGATCCTCGCGGCCGGCATCGTGCTCATCGTCCTGTCGCCGACCGCGACCACCCGGATCGGCTCCGCGCTCTTCGCCTCCACCGCGCTGCTGCTCTTCGGCGTCTCCGCGGTCTACCACCGCGGCACCTGGTCACCGCGGATGTGGCGGTTCCTCAACCGGTTCGACCACGCCAACATCTTCCTGCTGATCGCCGGCTCCTACACGCCGTTCAGCCTGATCCTCCTCGACGGGACGCAACAGGTCCTGCTGCTGTCGGTGGTGTGGACGGCGGCGGTGCTCGGCATCGGGTTCAAGCTGTTCTGGCCGACGGCGCCGCGGTGGCTGTCCGCGCCCATCTACATCGCGATGGGCTGGGCCGCGGTCTTCTTCATCCCGGCGTTCTTCGACGGCGCCGTCGCCCTCGGGGTCGGCATCGGCGTCGCGGTCTTCGTGCTGATCGCGGTCGGCGGAGCGCTGTACACCGTCGGCGGCCTCGTCTACGGGTTCCAGTGGCCCGACCCGTCGCCGCGCTACTTCGGCTTCCACGAGGTGTTCCACACGTTCACGATCGTGGCGTTCGTGGCGCACTACGTCGGCGTCTCGCTGGCGACGTACTCGCTGCGCTAG
- a CDS encoding serpin family protein — translation MITRRDTIRLAALAALVQPLLSACGGGSSDDGRHAGPPVGDGGPLELVRSYVDRVPGDARSIPDVVAAMHRFAGGVYGALPSDGNLVLSPYSIAVALGMTLNGAGGTTAEEMRQVLGADDRFHAGLNALTAHVEGLAGRQRRADGSEAEVALDTANQLFGQQGVGWEEGFLDPLAKQYGAGIRIVDFENAFEEARILINDWVEQQTHDRIVDLIPDGVLNDLTRLVLVNAVYLKAPWEKPFEKELTALGQFHLADGSTVDVDLMSGPEVDGQLASGDGWRAARLSYAGSRLAMTVVLPDDGRLADVEGLIAAGALPDVLAGGRKAKLDLLLPRWTNRTSAPLGEILKELGMPTAFDPDAADFRPMTSEHLQLFIAAVLHQGFIAVDEDGTEAAAATAVVAQLESMPVTTPFHVDRPFLYVIHDVEHGTPLFLGRVVDPTEEG, via the coding sequence GTGATCACCCGCAGAGACACGATCCGACTTGCCGCACTGGCGGCGCTGGTCCAGCCACTGTTGAGCGCGTGCGGTGGAGGCAGCAGCGACGACGGCAGGCACGCGGGACCGCCCGTGGGTGACGGCGGCCCGCTCGAGCTGGTCCGGTCGTACGTCGACCGGGTGCCCGGGGACGCCCGCTCGATCCCGGACGTGGTCGCGGCGATGCACCGCTTCGCGGGCGGCGTGTACGGCGCCCTGCCGAGCGACGGCAACCTGGTGCTGTCGCCGTACTCCATCGCGGTCGCGCTCGGCATGACGCTCAACGGCGCCGGAGGCACCACCGCAGAGGAAATGCGCCAGGTGCTCGGCGCAGACGACCGGTTCCACGCCGGCCTCAACGCGCTGACTGCGCACGTCGAGGGTCTGGCCGGCAGGCAGCGGCGGGCCGACGGCAGCGAGGCCGAGGTCGCCCTCGACACCGCCAACCAGCTGTTCGGACAGCAGGGCGTCGGCTGGGAGGAGGGGTTCCTCGACCCGCTGGCAAAGCAGTACGGCGCCGGGATCCGCATCGTCGACTTCGAGAACGCGTTCGAGGAGGCCCGGATCCTCATCAACGACTGGGTCGAGCAGCAGACGCACGACCGGATCGTGGACCTGATCCCGGACGGAGTGCTCAACGACCTGACCCGGTTGGTGCTGGTCAACGCGGTCTATCTCAAGGCGCCTTGGGAGAAGCCGTTCGAGAAGGAGCTGACCGCGCTCGGGCAGTTCCATCTCGCCGACGGAAGCACCGTTGACGTCGATCTCATGAGCGGACCGGAGGTCGACGGGCAGCTGGCGAGCGGCGACGGCTGGCGGGCCGCTCGGCTCTCCTACGCCGGGAGCCGACTGGCGATGACCGTGGTCCTGCCGGACGATGGGCGGCTCGCCGACGTCGAAGGGCTGATCGCGGCCGGCGCGCTGCCCGACGTCCTGGCCGGCGGTCGGAAGGCCAAGCTCGATCTGTTGCTGCCGAGGTGGACGAATCGCACGAGCGCCCCGCTCGGCGAGATCCTCAAGGAGCTCGGAATGCCGACCGCCTTCGACCCGGACGCCGCCGACTTCCGCCCGATGACGAGTGAGCACCTACAGCTCTTCATCGCCGCAGTCCTGCATCAGGGGTTCATCGCTGTCGACGAGGACGGCACCGAGGCAGCCGCGGCCACGGCGGTCGTCGCGCAGCTCGAATCGATGCCGGTGACGACGCCGTTCCACGTCGACCGCCCGTTCCTCTACGTCATCCACGACGTGGAGCACGGCACCCCGCTCTTCCTCGGTCGGGTCGTCGACCCGACCGAGGAAGGCTGA
- a CDS encoding AIM24 family protein, with protein sequence MTAAAWHPDPTGRHELRYWDGSQWTEHVSDGGVQSTSPLTPPEEPAADTAAAQSTETPAAEEPATDRPEGQMDESPADDAFMMETRVVGSPPPTEQPASAPAEEAPAAEAPPSEAPMAQAPLAEAPPAATPAPAADPYAGQSYAAAPAAAPAAQPGYSAMPGISGDLVDGRFSEKETGVGPSLQNGRLLRVRVAEPFMARQGSMVAYQGQVGFAYQGGGAGKFLKKALTGEGLSLMRVEGAGDVFLANGAEHVHILHLNNSGISINGNHVLAFSGNLDWNVERVKGGSIAAGGLFNTTLRGSGWVAITTDGEPVVLNAGEAPTFADTDAVVAWSVDLQTSIVKSFTAGALIGRGSGEAFQVAFGGQGFVIVQPSEGGTVPPHTH encoded by the coding sequence ATGACCGCCGCAGCCTGGCACCCGGACCCGACTGGCCGACACGAGCTCCGCTACTGGGACGGATCCCAGTGGACCGAGCACGTCTCCGACGGCGGGGTGCAGTCGACGTCGCCTCTCACGCCACCCGAGGAGCCGGCCGCCGACACCGCCGCCGCGCAGAGCACGGAGACTCCGGCGGCCGAGGAACCGGCCACCGACCGACCCGAGGGGCAGATGGACGAGTCGCCTGCCGACGACGCGTTCATGATGGAGACCCGGGTGGTCGGGTCGCCGCCGCCGACCGAGCAGCCGGCCTCGGCGCCGGCCGAGGAGGCACCGGCGGCCGAAGCGCCGCCGTCCGAAGCCCCGATGGCGCAGGCGCCCCTGGCCGAAGCGCCTCCGGCCGCGACACCCGCACCGGCCGCGGACCCGTACGCCGGCCAGTCGTACGCCGCCGCTCCGGCGGCCGCTCCTGCCGCGCAGCCCGGCTACTCCGCGATGCCCGGCATCTCCGGCGACCTCGTCGATGGTCGGTTCTCCGAGAAGGAGACCGGCGTCGGCCCGTCGCTGCAGAACGGCAGGCTCCTCCGGGTCCGGGTCGCCGAGCCGTTCATGGCGCGACAGGGCTCGATGGTGGCCTACCAGGGCCAGGTCGGCTTCGCCTACCAGGGCGGCGGCGCCGGCAAGTTCCTCAAGAAGGCCCTGACCGGCGAGGGCCTCTCGCTGATGCGGGTCGAGGGTGCCGGCGACGTGTTCCTGGCCAACGGGGCCGAGCACGTCCACATCCTGCACCTCAACAACAGCGGCATCTCGATCAACGGCAACCACGTGCTCGCCTTCTCGGGGAACCTCGACTGGAACGTCGAGCGGGTCAAGGGCGGCAGCATCGCCGCCGGCGGCTTGTTCAACACCACCCTGCGCGGCAGCGGCTGGGTCGCTATCACGACCGACGGCGAGCCGGTCGTGCTCAACGCCGGCGAGGCTCCGACGTTCGCCGACACCGACGCCGTCGTGGCCTGGTCCGTCGACCTCCAGACGTCGATCGTCAAGTCGTTCACCGCCGGTGCGCTGATCGGCCGCGGCTCGGGCGAGGCGTTCCAGGTCGCGTTCGGTGGTCAGGGCTTCGTCATCGTGCAGCCCTCCGAGGGCGGGACCGTCCCGCCGCATACGCACTAG
- a CDS encoding siderophore-interacting protein — MSKPITTLSVTANEQLSPGMVRLHFRSDDLSAFLGNDYTDRYVKLIFGDPELLAQGERPPMRTYTVIDPDPEAGTLAIDFVVHGTEGVAGPWASTALPGDTISVRGPSGAYAPDPDAAWHLFAGDEAAVPAIRQSLAALPDDAEGYVVVEVEAPTYVQPLAAPDKIDVTWLYRSDPQQPGLADAVRALPWREGRVHAFVHGEAHAVMHEIRPYLFTERGVPRADVSISGYWRRGRSEEAFREWKAELAAAEDA; from the coding sequence GTGTCCAAGCCGATCACCACCCTGTCCGTCACCGCGAACGAGCAGCTCAGCCCCGGCATGGTCCGGCTCCACTTCCGCAGCGACGACCTGTCGGCGTTCCTGGGCAACGACTACACCGACCGTTACGTGAAGCTGATCTTCGGCGACCCGGAGCTGCTGGCGCAGGGCGAGCGCCCGCCGATGCGGACCTACACCGTGATCGACCCCGACCCGGAGGCCGGCACCCTGGCCATCGACTTCGTCGTGCACGGCACCGAGGGGGTCGCCGGCCCGTGGGCGTCCACCGCGCTGCCGGGCGACACCATCTCGGTTCGCGGACCGAGCGGCGCCTACGCCCCCGACCCGGACGCCGCCTGGCATCTCTTCGCCGGCGACGAGGCCGCCGTCCCCGCGATCCGGCAGTCGCTCGCGGCGCTGCCCGACGATGCGGAGGGCTACGTCGTGGTCGAGGTCGAGGCACCGACGTACGTCCAGCCGCTCGCCGCCCCGGACAAGATCGACGTCACCTGGCTCTACCGGTCCGATCCGCAGCAGCCGGGCCTGGCCGACGCCGTCCGCGCCCTGCCGTGGCGCGAGGGCCGGGTGCACGCGTTCGTGCACGGCGAGGCGCATGCCGTGATGCACGAGATCCGGCCCTACCTGTTCACGGAGCGCGGCGTCCCGCGTGCTGATGTCTCGATCTCGGGCTACTGGCGGCGGGGCCGGTCCGAGGAGGCGTTCCGCGAGTGGAAGGCCGAGCTCGCCGCGGCCGAAGACGCCTGA
- a CDS encoding aldehyde dehydrogenase family protein: protein MTTVASETATFDSLNPATGEVLSTHPIHDAAHVNAVVDRARIEASWWESLGFDGRKERLIRWQKYVVQHMDELVELMHLENGKPAGDAALEITLAIDHLHWAATHAGKVLKRRSVAPGLMMANNAATVGYRPFGVVGVIGPWNYPVYTPMGSIGYALAAGNAVVFKPSEHTPGIGEWLARSFLEAIGRPVLQVVTGFGETGGALCAAGVGKVAFTGSPATARRVMAACAETLTPVLIEAGGKDALIVDEDADLDAAADAAIWGAAANAGQTCAGVERVYVHERVYDDFLRELTDKAKDLAAEPGGQLGPITMPAQIDIIRRHIDDALARGARAVVGGPESVGERYVQPTVLVDVPDDAAAITEETFGPTVTVTKVRDMDEAVAKANATAYGLGSTVFGKARAVQVAERLRAGMTAINGVLTFAGVPSLPFGGIGESGFGRIHGPDGLKEFTYSHAITRQRFKPALAMTTFRRTTKDEERAGKLVSALYGRSSKKG, encoded by the coding sequence ATGACCACCGTTGCGTCCGAGACCGCCACGTTCGACTCGCTGAACCCTGCGACCGGCGAGGTCCTGAGCACCCATCCGATCCACGACGCCGCCCACGTGAACGCCGTGGTCGACCGCGCCCGGATCGAGGCGAGCTGGTGGGAGAGCCTCGGGTTCGACGGTCGCAAGGAGCGGCTGATCCGCTGGCAGAAGTACGTCGTGCAGCACATGGACGAGCTCGTCGAGCTGATGCACCTCGAGAACGGCAAGCCGGCCGGTGACGCCGCACTCGAGATCACGCTCGCGATCGACCACCTCCACTGGGCGGCCACCCACGCCGGGAAGGTCCTCAAACGACGGAGCGTCGCACCTGGCCTGATGATGGCCAACAATGCGGCGACGGTGGGCTACCGCCCGTTCGGCGTGGTGGGGGTGATCGGACCGTGGAACTACCCGGTCTACACGCCGATGGGTTCCATCGGCTACGCCCTCGCCGCCGGCAACGCGGTCGTCTTCAAACCCAGTGAGCACACGCCGGGCATCGGCGAATGGCTCGCCCGGTCCTTCCTCGAGGCGATCGGCCGACCTGTGCTCCAGGTCGTCACCGGCTTCGGCGAGACCGGCGGCGCCCTCTGCGCCGCCGGCGTCGGGAAGGTCGCGTTCACCGGGTCGCCGGCCACCGCGCGCAGGGTGATGGCCGCATGCGCCGAGACGCTCACCCCGGTCCTCATCGAGGCCGGCGGCAAGGACGCGTTGATCGTCGACGAGGACGCCGACCTCGACGCTGCTGCCGACGCGGCGATCTGGGGAGCCGCCGCCAACGCCGGCCAGACCTGCGCCGGGGTCGAGCGGGTCTACGTGCACGAGCGGGTCTACGACGACTTCCTCCGCGAGCTCACGGACAAGGCCAAGGACCTCGCTGCCGAGCCGGGTGGGCAGCTCGGACCGATCACCATGCCCGCGCAGATCGACATCATCCGGCGCCACATCGACGACGCCCTCGCGCGCGGAGCCCGGGCGGTCGTGGGCGGCCCGGAGTCGGTGGGGGAGCGCTACGTCCAGCCGACGGTGCTGGTCGACGTCCCCGACGACGCCGCGGCGATCACCGAGGAGACCTTCGGCCCGACCGTCACCGTCACCAAGGTGCGCGACATGGACGAGGCGGTCGCCAAGGCCAACGCCACCGCCTACGGCCTGGGCTCGACGGTCTTCGGCAAGGCCCGGGCGGTCCAGGTCGCCGAGCGGCTGCGGGCGGGGATGACCGCGATCAACGGGGTGCTCACCTTCGCCGGAGTGCCGAGCCTGCCGTTCGGCGGGATCGGCGAGTCCGGCTTCGGACGCATCCACGGTCCGGACGGGCTCAAGGAGTTCACCTACTCCCACGCGATCACCCGACAGCGGTTCAAGCCGGCGCTGGCGATGACCACGTTCCGTCGTACGACGAAGGACGAGGAGCGGGCCGGCAAGCTGGTCAGTGCGCTCTACGGGCGGAGCAGCAAGAAGGGCTGA
- the rlmC gene encoding 23S rRNA (uracil(747)-C(5))-methyltransferase RlmC, producing the protein MTGLLLQCGHYDRFECRSCTWLERPYDAQLADKQTATREHLSAVLDGRPEPTWLPPVASAPAGFRTKAKMVVGGTVDEPTLGLWDPQRGAVDLRDCALHTAGIRSALPVLAAFVTRAGLAPYDVPTRSGELKHVLVTESPAGELMVRWVLRSTEADARIRKHLPWLLDRVPGLRVVTLNIQPAHAALLEGEREVVLTEQATLPMQVNGIPLHLGPRSFFQTNTDVAAALYRTAREWVDEIQPATVHDLYCGVGGFALHVAAPGRTVTGIEISVDAVAAAERGRKGAGLSPSQVRFVAGDATSYLLEERADLVVVNPPRRGLGVDLATRLEEAGPAAVLYSSCNPETLARDVAVMRSYAPVRAQVLDMFPQTAHLEVLVLLARVG; encoded by the coding sequence GTGACCGGTCTCCTGCTCCAGTGCGGGCACTACGACCGGTTCGAGTGCCGCTCGTGCACCTGGCTCGAGCGCCCGTACGACGCGCAGCTCGCCGACAAGCAGACGGCCACCCGCGAGCACCTGTCCGCCGTCCTCGACGGCAGGCCGGAGCCGACCTGGCTGCCGCCGGTCGCGAGCGCCCCGGCGGGGTTCCGCACCAAGGCCAAGATGGTGGTCGGCGGGACGGTCGACGAGCCGACCCTCGGCCTGTGGGATCCGCAACGCGGCGCAGTCGACCTGCGCGACTGCGCGCTCCACACCGCGGGGATCCGGTCCGCGCTGCCGGTCCTCGCGGCGTTCGTGACCCGCGCCGGGCTGGCGCCGTACGACGTGCCGACGCGCAGCGGCGAGCTCAAGCACGTGCTCGTCACCGAGTCCCCTGCGGGGGAGCTGATGGTGCGCTGGGTGCTCCGCTCCACCGAGGCCGATGCGCGGATCCGCAAGCACCTCCCGTGGCTGCTGGACCGGGTCCCCGGGCTGCGCGTGGTGACCCTCAACATCCAGCCCGCCCATGCCGCGCTGCTGGAGGGGGAGCGGGAGGTGGTGCTGACCGAGCAGGCCACGCTGCCGATGCAGGTCAACGGGATCCCCCTGCACCTCGGCCCGCGCAGCTTCTTCCAGACCAACACCGACGTGGCGGCTGCGCTCTACCGCACCGCACGGGAGTGGGTGGACGAGATCCAGCCGGCCACCGTGCACGACCTCTACTGCGGGGTGGGCGGGTTCGCGCTGCACGTTGCTGCGCCCGGCCGGACCGTGACCGGGATCGAGATCAGCGTCGATGCGGTGGCCGCTGCGGAACGCGGACGGAAGGGCGCCGGTCTGTCACCGTCTCAGGTGCGGTTCGTGGCGGGGGACGCGACGTCGTACCTCCTCGAGGAGCGCGCCGACCTGGTCGTCGTCAACCCGCCGCGGCGCGGCCTCGGCGTCGACCTCGCGACCCGGCTCGAGGAGGCAGGGCCGGCCGCGGTGCTCTACTCCAGCTGCAACCCGGAGACGCTGGCGCGGGACGTCGCGGTGATGCGTTCCTACGCGCCGGTGCGGGCGCAGGTGCTGGACATGTTCCCGCAGACCGCGCACCTGGAGGTGCTGGTGCTGCTCGCGCGAGTGGGCTAG
- a CDS encoding isoprenyl transferase produces MVDWKRGVRRVLYPAYENRVLRRMPDNLPKHVGVMLDGNRRWAKAVGRDTAHGHRAGAANIEPLLTWCEEIGIEVVTLWLLSTDNLNRPAPELAQLLEIIEEAVDSLADQSRWRLNPVGALDLLPDQTAARLKTAAELTADVDGMIVNVAVGYGGRREIADAVRSLLQEHAAKGTSLEELAGIIDVEHIADHLYTKGQPDPDLVIRTSGEQRLGGFLLWQSAKSEFYFCEAYWPDFRRVDFLRAIRAYALRERRFGA; encoded by the coding sequence GTGGTCGACTGGAAGCGGGGCGTGCGCCGGGTGCTCTACCCCGCCTACGAGAACCGCGTCCTGCGCCGGATGCCCGACAACCTCCCCAAGCACGTGGGCGTGATGCTCGACGGCAACCGCCGGTGGGCGAAGGCGGTCGGCCGCGACACCGCGCACGGGCACCGCGCCGGCGCCGCCAACATCGAGCCGCTGCTGACCTGGTGCGAGGAGATCGGCATCGAGGTGGTCACCCTCTGGCTGCTGTCGACCGACAACCTCAACCGCCCTGCCCCGGAGCTCGCGCAGCTGCTCGAGATCATCGAGGAGGCCGTCGACAGCCTCGCCGACCAGAGTCGGTGGCGGCTCAACCCGGTGGGAGCGCTCGACCTGCTGCCCGACCAGACCGCGGCCCGCTTGAAGACGGCGGCCGAGCTCACGGCCGACGTCGACGGGATGATCGTCAATGTCGCCGTGGGGTACGGCGGTCGTCGCGAGATCGCGGACGCCGTACGGTCCCTCCTCCAGGAGCACGCCGCCAAGGGCACCTCGTTGGAGGAGCTCGCCGGCATCATCGACGTCGAGCACATCGCCGACCACCTCTACACCAAGGGCCAGCCGGATCCCGACCTGGTGATCCGCACGTCCGGCGAGCAACGGCTCGGCGGCTTCCTGCTCTGGCAGAGCGCGAAGTCGGAGTTCTACTTCTGCGAGGCCTACTGGCCGGACTTCCGGCGGGTCGACTTCCTACGTGCGATCCGCGCCTACGCTCTGCGGGAGCGCCGCTTCGGGGCCTGA